In one window of Desulfatirhabdium butyrativorans DSM 18734 DNA:
- a CDS encoding hydrogenase iron-sulfur subunit, translating to MDNTYQPTILAFLCNWCAYAGADLAGVSRLQYPPTFRVIRTMCSGRVDPLFVLKGLTEGYDGVFIGGCHPGDCHYQDGNLYTIKRVEMLQILLDLADIGRNRIHLQWASAAEAQTYAESVRTFSTTISQLGPFDPSAFGLELAGCTRAVSSQRLRWLVGIDRQVTERSNVYGVQIDPELFQRTLQEAVTAEYQKGLIQEVLCQSPASVPTLSERTRLDVYTVSQRLNELERIGLAELAGHEGHTPIFRQ from the coding sequence ATGGACAACACGTACCAGCCTACGATTCTGGCGTTTCTCTGCAACTGGTGTGCCTATGCCGGTGCGGACCTGGCCGGGGTTTCCCGGCTTCAGTACCCGCCCACCTTCCGGGTGATCCGCACCATGTGTTCGGGCCGGGTGGACCCGCTCTTCGTTCTCAAAGGTCTTACGGAAGGCTACGACGGGGTCTTCATCGGCGGATGCCATCCGGGCGATTGCCACTACCAGGACGGAAACCTCTATACGATCAAACGGGTCGAGATGCTCCAAATCCTGCTCGATCTGGCCGATATCGGCAGAAACCGCATCCACCTGCAATGGGCCAGCGCAGCCGAAGCCCAGACCTATGCAGAAAGCGTTCGCACCTTCTCCACCACCATTTCCCAACTCGGCCCCTTCGATCCCTCGGCCTTCGGCCTGGAGCTTGCGGGCTGCACCCGTGCGGTTTCCTCCCAGCGGCTCCGCTGGCTGGTCGGTATCGACCGCCAGGTCACCGAACGGTCAAACGTCTACGGCGTCCAGATCGACCCCGAGCTCTTTCAGCGCACCCTGCAGGAGGCCGTCACCGCCGAATACCAGAAAGGTCTGATCCAGGAAGTCTTGTGCCAGTCGCCCGCATCGGTTCCCACCCTCTCCGAGCGCACCCGTCTCGATGTGTACACCGTCTCCCAGCGATTGAACGAGCTCGAACGCATCGGACTCGCCGAGCTGGCCGGTCATGAAGGCCATACCCCCATCTTTCGCCAATGA